In Cicer arietinum cultivar CDC Frontier isolate Library 1 chromosome 1, Cicar.CDCFrontier_v2.0, whole genome shotgun sequence, one DNA window encodes the following:
- the LOC101499206 gene encoding cytochrome P450 72A68-like, with amino-acid sequence MNKDVEVNWTTTSSIILIIVTIAILWAWKVLNLLWLKPKKLEKLLREQGLQGNPYRFLVGDLKDLFKMENEAKSKSMNLTDDIVPRVFPYTQQSVKIHGKNSFIWFGTKPRLTLTEPEQIKDVLNKISDFPKTNYKIFKLLASGLASYHGEKWSKHRKLINSAFHLEKLKIMTPSFFTSCNDLISEWEEILSSNGSCEIDIWPSLQNMASDAISRTAFGSSYEEGKRIFQLQREQAELITKVVMKSFIPLWRFVPTIVHRRMNEVDKDIKSSLKDMINKREKTLKAGEANKNDLLGILLESNHKEIKEHGNNKNAGMNIEDVIEECKLFYFAGQETTSVLLVWTMILLSRYPDWQARAREEVFHVFGNKKPDFDGLSNLKIVTMVLYEVLRLYPPVIGLARKIDKDMKLGNLTLPAGVEVFLPIILLHHDTQLWGDDATMFNPERFSGGVSKATNGRVSFFPFGWGPRICVGQNFSLLEAKMAMAMILQHFSFELSPTYSHAPTTVITLRPQHGAHIILRKVET; translated from the exons ATGAACAAAGATGTGGAAGTAAATTGGACCACAACTTCAAGCATAATTCTCATCATCGTGACAATTGCAATTTTGTGGGCATGGAAGGTTTTGAATTTGTTGTGGTTGAAGCCAAAGAAGTTAGAGAAGTTGTTAAGAGAACAAGGGCTTCAAGGGAATCCTTATAGATTTTTGGTTGGTGACTTAAAGGATCTTTTTAAGATGGAAAATGAAGCCAAATCCAAATCGATGAATCTGACGGATGATATAGTGCCACGTGTCTTTCCTTACACCCAACAAAGCGTTAAAATTCACG GGAAGAATTCATTCATTTGGTTTGGAACAAAACCAAGGTTGACTCTTACAGAACCTGAGCAAATAAAAGATGTATTGAACAAAATCTCTGACTTTCCAAAAACCAATTATAAGATTTTCAAGTTGCTAGCTAGTGGTCTTGCTAGCTACCACGGAGAAAAGTGGAGCAAGCATAGAAAGCTAATCAACTCTGCTTTCCATTTAGAAAAATTGAAG ATTATGACACCAAGTTTCTTCACAAGTTGCAATGATTTGATAAGCGAGTGGGAAGAAATATTGTCTTCAAATGGATCATGTGAAATAGACATATGGCCTTCTCTTCAGAATATGGCTAGTGATGCTATTTCTCGAACAGCATTTGGAAGTAGTTatgaagaaggaaaaagaatatTTCAACTTCAAAGAGAACAAGCTGAACTTATAACCAAAGTTGTAATGAAATCTTTCATCCCTTTATGGAG GTTTGTCCCTACTATTGTCCATAGGAGGATGAATGAAGTTGACAAAGATATAAAATCTTCGCTTAAAGATATGATAAATAAGAGGGAGAAAACACTAAAGGCAGGTGAAGCTAATAAGAATGACTTATTAGGTATTCTTTTAGAGTCAAACCACAAGGAAATTAAAGAACACGGAAACAACAAGAATGCAGGTATGAATATTGAAGATGTAATAGAGGAATGCAAGTTGTTCTACTTTGCAGGGCAAGAGACAACTTCTGTTTTGCTTGTTTGGACAATGATATTGTTGAGTAGATACCCTGATTGGCAAGCACGTGCTAGGGAAGAAGTGTTTCATGTCTTTGGCAACAAAAAACCAGATTTTGATGGGCTAAGTAACCTAAAGATT GTGACTATGGTTCTGTACGAGGTTCTTAGGTTATATCCTCCTGTAATTGGCCTTGCTAGAAAGATTGACAAAGATATGAAACTTGGAAACTTAACATTACCTGCTGGAGTTgaggtttttttaccaattatTTTGCTACACCATGACACTCAATTATGGGGTGATGATGCTACAATGTTTAATCCAGAGAGATTTTCTGGAGGAGTTTCCAAAGCAACAAATGGTAGAGTTTCATTTTTTCCATTTGGATGGGGTCCTAGAATTTGCGTTGGACAAAACTTTTCACTATTAGAAGCAAAGATGGCCATGGCAATGATTTTGCAACATTTCTCATTTGAACTTTCTCCAACCTATTCTCATGCTCCAACCACGGTGATTACTCTTCGACCACAACATGGTGCGCATATAATTCTACGTAAAGtggaaacataa